One part of the Leclercia sp. LSNIH1 genome encodes these proteins:
- a CDS encoding methyl-accepting chemotaxis protein, with the protein MFRSIRARIIAATVGCLIAALLLNTVINFQVTRQDNQQSQRSILASTSASHSMAIADWVSSKTLMINSLQNVVLTDDPVPMFKQLAQAGGFINVYAGYASKTAKFSNPEGVPADYDPTVRPWYQQAVREDRAIVTVPYVDTGTKKLVVTFAVPVKENGELKAVLAGDVAMDSVIANVRGIHPTPASSGLLVDSEGSVIAASDPELTLKPFKAVISGVDLAALKNGNSAEGEYNGVAKTFSATPIAGTQWQLIVALDSDDATTGMRTLLKASSLSLVVLVLLSAVVVHFVIARLLKRLSDIRDAMHAIANGTNDLSQRLPEKGDDEVAQIAHAFNAFSDKLAVVMVQLRDASASVKNAAQEIAAGNQDLSGRTERAASSLRETASAVEQITASVAQSTESAAVANEQAGKAAEAATRGGNVVSQAITTMQSIEAASTKIGDITSVIDGIAFQTNILALNASVEAARAGEQGRGFAVVAGEVRNLASRSAQAAKEIKSLIDSTTDSVATGSRYVHLAGQSMNEIVTSIGSMSGIMREITVATSEQMKGIQEINRAVLNLDSMVQQNAELVVQSAAAASALQGQAGDLAETAGHFRI; encoded by the coding sequence ATGTTCAGGTCAATTCGCGCTCGTATTATTGCGGCGACGGTCGGATGTCTGATCGCCGCGCTTTTACTGAATACCGTGATTAATTTCCAGGTCACGCGTCAGGATAATCAACAGTCCCAACGTTCGATACTGGCCAGCACCAGCGCCAGCCACAGCATGGCGATTGCCGACTGGGTCAGCAGCAAGACGCTGATGATCAACTCCCTGCAGAACGTCGTCCTGACCGACGATCCGGTACCGATGTTTAAACAGCTGGCGCAGGCGGGCGGGTTTATCAACGTCTATGCCGGCTACGCCAGCAAAACCGCGAAGTTTTCCAATCCTGAAGGGGTACCTGCCGACTACGATCCAACGGTGCGTCCGTGGTATCAGCAGGCGGTGAGAGAGGATCGCGCCATCGTCACCGTCCCGTATGTGGATACCGGCACCAAAAAGCTGGTGGTCACTTTCGCCGTGCCGGTGAAAGAGAACGGCGAGCTGAAAGCGGTGCTGGCGGGCGATGTGGCGATGGACAGCGTGATCGCCAACGTGCGCGGCATCCATCCGACGCCAGCCAGCAGCGGGCTGCTGGTTGACAGCGAGGGTTCGGTCATTGCCGCCAGCGATCCCGAGCTGACCTTAAAGCCCTTTAAAGCGGTCATCAGCGGCGTCGATCTGGCTGCGCTAAAGAATGGCAACAGCGCCGAGGGGGAGTACAACGGCGTGGCGAAAACCTTCTCCGCAACCCCGATTGCCGGTACCCAGTGGCAGCTGATTGTCGCGCTTGACAGCGATGATGCGACGACAGGTATGCGTACCCTGTTGAAAGCCTCCTCCCTGTCGCTGGTTGTGCTGGTGCTGCTCAGCGCGGTGGTTGTGCATTTCGTGATTGCCCGCCTGCTGAAGCGCCTGTCAGATATTCGCGATGCGATGCACGCCATTGCCAACGGCACCAACGATCTCTCCCAGCGTCTGCCGGAGAAAGGTGACGATGAGGTGGCGCAGATCGCCCATGCCTTTAACGCCTTCAGCGATAAACTCGCGGTGGTGATGGTGCAGTTGCGCGACGCCAGCGCCTCGGTGAAGAACGCCGCCCAGGAGATTGCCGCCGGGAACCAGGATCTCTCTGGCCGCACCGAGCGGGCCGCCTCCAGCCTGCGTGAAACCGCCAGCGCCGTGGAGCAGATCACCGCCTCCGTGGCGCAGTCCACCGAATCTGCCGCCGTGGCGAACGAGCAGGCGGGCAAAGCTGCCGAGGCCGCGACGCGGGGCGGCAACGTGGTGTCGCAGGCGATCACCACCATGCAGTCCATCGAAGCCGCCTCGACCAAAATTGGCGACATCACCAGCGTGATTGACGGCATTGCTTTCCAGACCAACATTCTGGCGCTGAACGCCTCGGTTGAAGCGGCGCGTGCCGGTGAGCAAGGGCGCGGCTTTGCCGTGGTGGCGGGCGAAGTGCGCAATCTCGCCAGCCGCAGCGCCCAGGCGGCAAAAGAGATCAAAAGCCTGATCGACTCTACCACCGACAGCGTGGCGACCGGTTCGCGCTATGTGCATCTTGCCGGGCAGAGCATGAATGAGATCGTCACCAGCATTGGCAGCATGTCGGGGATCATGCGGGAGATCACCGTGGCGACCAGCGAGCAGATGAAAGGCATTCAGGAGATTAACCGCGCGGTGCTCAATCTGGACAGTATGGTGCAGCAAAACGCCGAACTGGTGGTGCAGTCGGCTGCCGCCGCCAGCGCCCTTCAGGGTCAGGCAGGCGACCTCGCTGAAACCGCCGGTCATTTCCGCATTTAA
- a CDS encoding DUF1883 domain-containing protein — MALVKASLKLFGGDTVVVRCSERCHIHLMSNKAPRKTQADILSVQDKDNAWLTVPYTGTWEVLIDSHSQSLEHSISYVAA, encoded by the coding sequence ATGGCACTGGTAAAAGCAAGTCTAAAGTTGTTTGGCGGGGATACGGTCGTGGTGCGCTGCTCAGAGCGTTGTCATATTCATCTGATGAGTAATAAAGCACCACGCAAAACGCAGGCAGATATTTTAAGCGTACAGGACAAAGACAACGCCTGGCTGACGGTGCCTTATACCGGAACCTGGGAGGTGCTCATCGACAGCCACAGCCAGTCGCTTGAGCACTCCATCAGCTACGTCGCAGCCTGA